One region of Elusimicrobiota bacterium genomic DNA includes:
- a CDS encoding type II toxin-antitoxin system RelE/ParE family toxin, translated as MGNQINYEIEFYKKAGAERSPVDDYLDTMPEKHRQKAMAIMARLEEEGPNLKRPHADILRGKIRELRCGFHTFEHRFLYFFWNKIIVITHGFLKKTRAVPGGEITSAEQAMIEWTKRNKV; from the coding sequence ATGGGCAATCAGATAAATTACGAAATTGAGTTTTATAAAAAAGCGGGCGCTGAACGATCGCCGGTGGATGATTACCTTGATACAATGCCGGAGAAACACCGGCAAAAAGCTATGGCAATCATGGCCAGACTTGAGGAAGAAGGGCCAAATTTGAAACGTCCACATGCTGATATTTTGCGGGGGAAGATCCGGGAACTTCGTTGTGGATTCCATACTTTTGAACACAGGTTTTTATATTTCTTCTGGAACAAGATTATTGTTATCACCCACGGATTTTTAAAAAAGACGCGGGCTGTCCCAGGAGGCGAAATTACAAGCGCGGAACAAGCAATGATTGAATGGACCAAACGAAACAAAGTTTAA
- a CDS encoding helix-turn-helix transcriptional regulator → MKMINKKRTFRDRLHEEMKAPGFKEGFERYYLEAVIAEKIVERREHQHMTQVQLAKAIGTGQGAISRIESGEQNLTFGMLKKIAGVLKCRVIVDLRPA, encoded by the coding sequence ATGAAAATGATAAATAAGAAAAGGACTTTCCGCGACAGGCTCCATGAGGAAATGAAGGCGCCTGGATTTAAAGAGGGTTTTGAGCGGTATTACCTGGAAGCGGTTATTGCGGAAAAGATCGTAGAGCGACGAGAACATCAGCATATGACCCAGGTTCAATTGGCTAAAGCAATTGGAACGGGACAGGGCGCAATTTCGCGTATTGAGAGCGGAGAGCAAAATCTTACCTTTGGTATGCTTAAAAAGATTGCCGGCGTTTTAAAGTGCCGGGTGATTGTGGATTTAAGACCAGCTTAA
- a CDS encoding Ldh family oxidoreductase — translation MEIEKGSKWVKFEVMENFMRDVFKGLGVPAAEAAVCANVLITADKLGIDSHGVSRLKPIYYDRIKQGIQLAKTRFEIVKETPTTAVIDGHNGMGHYISVRAMNMAIKKARKYGLGMTAVRNSTHYGIAGYHALLAAKAGMIGITGTNARPSVAPTFGVENMLGTNPLTFAIPTDEKFPFLLDCATSITQRGKIEVYAKLGKKMPKGWVIDSKGNSKTDSVAVLKDLVAGTAALVPVGGIGEELAGYKGYGYCAVVEILSAALQQGAYMKMLLGVKDGKKVPYPLGHFFLAINIEAFTPLRSFKKIAGNILRELRASKKMPGAKRIYTAGEKEHLTWLYRKNKGVPLNRETQKEMLAMRAELGLKKYKFNF, via the coding sequence ATGGAAATTGAAAAAGGTTCAAAGTGGGTAAAGTTCGAAGTGATGGAAAATTTTATGCGCGATGTTTTCAAGGGGCTGGGCGTGCCGGCCGCCGAAGCCGCCGTCTGCGCCAATGTCCTGATAACGGCGGATAAACTGGGCATTGATTCCCACGGGGTTTCGCGCCTTAAGCCGATCTATTACGACCGCATAAAGCAGGGCATCCAGCTTGCGAAAACCAGGTTTGAAATAGTTAAAGAAACGCCCACCACCGCGGTAATAGACGGCCACAACGGCATGGGCCACTATATCTCCGTGCGCGCGATGAATATGGCCATTAAGAAAGCCAGGAAATACGGCCTGGGCATGACGGCGGTGCGGAACTCAACGCATTACGGCATAGCGGGCTACCACGCCCTTCTGGCTGCAAAAGCCGGCATGATAGGCATAACCGGCACCAACGCGCGGCCCTCGGTCGCGCCCACCTTCGGCGTGGAAAACATGCTGGGCACAAATCCCCTTACCTTCGCGATACCTACCGACGAGAAATTTCCTTTCCTTCTTGACTGCGCCACTTCAATAACTCAGCGCGGGAAGATAGAGGTTTACGCGAAACTCGGCAAAAAAATGCCCAAAGGCTGGGTTATAGACTCAAAGGGAAATTCAAAGACCGACTCCGTTGCCGTACTTAAGGACCTGGTTGCGGGCACGGCCGCGCTGGTGCCTGTGGGGGGAATAGGCGAAGAACTGGCCGGTTACAAAGGCTACGGTTATTGCGCCGTGGTTGAGATACTTTCGGCCGCGCTGCAGCAGGGCGCTTACATGAAGATGCTGCTCGGCGTGAAAGATGGTAAAAAAGTGCCCTACCCGCTGGGACATTTTTTCCTGGCCATTAACATAGAGGCGTTCACCCCCCTGCGCTCGTTCAAAAAGATAGCGGGGAACATTCTGCGCGAACTGCGTGCCTCGAAAAAAATGCCTGGCGCCAAACGCATATACACCGCCGGGGAAAAAGAGCATCTTACCTGGCTTTACCGCAAAAACAAAGGCGTTCCGCTGAACCGCGAAACCCAGAAAGAAATGCTCGCCATGCGCGCGGAGCTCGGACTTAAGAAATATAAGTTCAATTTTTAA
- a CDS encoding UDP-N-acetylglucosamine--N-acetylmuramyl-(pentapeptide) pyrophosphoryl-undecaprenol N-acetylglucosamine transferase: protein MQKSKRIIIASGATGGHFYPGFAVGRELKASGWEPLFLVKKDDMARKTLDEAYLPYAEIDTRALPRTLNPLSHIAFACKLGGSLNACLKIISDFEPAVVFGTGSYVSFPALLAARIKGVPALLHESNAKFGLGNYLCARFAGLVALGLPMRTNSFAAKSRLTGTPIRPFFSEPKPKDEARELLGLEKDLTSFLVFGGSQGARRLNLAVVHAVKKLSGLGLKFQLVHVAGRRDFESIKTAYGKTLEAKWLKLIAYEERMDNLYSAADFVVARSGAGTVAELLSLAKPAVLVPLPSSASGHQEENAKVLSEKGAAILLKEGPAFEAELAVCLKELIKEHEKLSEMQNNFKRVQAPPPLKAVEKLKALIEEIEKSHRQKDAISSKP from the coding sequence GTGCAAAAATCTAAAAGAATCATTATCGCCTCGGGGGCCACGGGCGGGCACTTTTACCCGGGATTTGCCGTGGGCAGGGAACTTAAAGCATCGGGCTGGGAGCCGCTTTTTCTGGTAAAAAAAGACGACATGGCCCGAAAAACGCTGGATGAGGCATATCTCCCTTACGCCGAAATTGACACACGCGCCCTGCCAAGGACGCTTAACCCCCTGTCCCACATAGCTTTCGCATGTAAACTCGGCGGTTCGCTTAACGCCTGCCTTAAAATTATTTCCGATTTTGAGCCGGCGGTCGTGTTCGGCACCGGCAGTTATGTCTCTTTTCCGGCGCTCCTCGCGGCGCGCATAAAGGGGGTGCCGGCCCTGCTGCACGAGTCTAACGCCAAATTCGGGCTTGGAAATTATCTCTGCGCCCGTTTCGCGGGCCTGGTGGCGCTGGGTCTGCCTATGCGGACCAATTCTTTCGCGGCCAAGTCGCGGCTTACAGGCACCCCCATAAGACCCTTTTTCTCCGAGCCAAAGCCCAAAGACGAAGCCAGGGAGCTTTTGGGCCTTGAAAAAGACCTGACCTCTTTCCTTGTTTTCGGCGGCAGCCAGGGCGCCCGGAGATTAAACTTGGCCGTAGTCCATGCGGTAAAAAAACTTTCCGGCCTGGGGCTTAAATTCCAGCTTGTCCATGTTGCCGGCAGGCGGGATTTTGAAAGCATAAAGACAGCCTACGGCAAAACCCTGGAAGCGAAATGGCTGAAACTTATCGCCTACGAGGAAAGAATGGACAACCTTTACTCCGCCGCCGACTTCGTGGTGGCGCGCTCAGGCGCCGGCACGGTGGCCGAGCTGCTCAGCCTCGCGAAACCGGCGGTGCTGGTGCCTTTACCCTCGTCGGCCTCCGGCCACCAGGAAGAGAACGCAAAAGTTCTTTCAGAGAAAGGCGCGGCCATATTGCTTAAAGAAGGCCCCGCCTTTGAGGCGGAACTCGCCGTCTGCCTTAAAGAACTGATAAAAGAGCATGAAAAACTCAGCGAGATGCAAAACAATTTCAAGCGGGTCCAGGCGCCGCCGCCGCTGAAAGCTGTTGAAAAATTAAAGGCGCTTATAGAAGAAATTGAAAAAAGCCATAGGCAAAAAGACGCCATAAGCTCTAAGCCATAG
- the ftsW gene encoding putative lipid II flippase FtsW — MDYASKRERLDYNVITNHSLKYMDYSLLFIVFCLLVFGLVSLYSASAIYASNKGLNSFYFVKRQGLYMLGGLILTGVIIRLDLEKIRHFIKPAVLATIALLVITLFMRPVAHVRRWIPLGIMKLQMSEFAKIALILYLADYFDKNNSQLQASWKAMVKPYAITGIVCALIALEPDLGTPALIFLVALMLFFAAGAKLKHIFLPLTGVLPVFIFELFRHPYRIARLKTFLSPWQDASGTGYQLVQSLLAVGSGGWLGKGLGASKLKLMYLPEPHTDFIFPVIAEELGLAGGLLIVALFTAFLIKGVRVARNAPSLYTTLAALGLSLTVTLQAFFNLSMAIGIIPTKGIPLPFFSYGGSSILASLMAVGLILNISAHRSPVRW, encoded by the coding sequence ATGGACTACGCTTCAAAAAGGGAAAGACTGGATTATAATGTGATAACTAATCACAGCCTTAAATACATGGACTATTCCCTTCTCTTCATAGTTTTCTGTCTGCTGGTTTTCGGGCTGGTTTCGCTTTACTCGGCCAGCGCCATCTACGCGTCCAACAAAGGGCTGAATTCTTTTTATTTCGTCAAGCGCCAGGGGTTATATATGTTAGGCGGCCTTATTCTTACCGGGGTAATAATCCGCCTTGACCTTGAGAAAATACGGCATTTCATAAAGCCGGCCGTACTCGCCACCATTGCGCTGCTTGTGATCACCCTGTTCATGCGGCCGGTGGCGCATGTGCGGCGCTGGATACCGCTCGGGATAATGAAACTGCAGATGAGCGAATTCGCCAAGATAGCGCTGATACTTTATCTGGCCGATTATTTTGACAAAAACAACAGCCAGCTCCAGGCCTCATGGAAAGCTATGGTCAAACCTTATGCGATAACCGGGATCGTCTGCGCGCTGATAGCGCTTGAGCCCGACCTTGGCACACCCGCGCTGATCTTCCTGGTGGCCTTAATGCTGTTTTTCGCGGCCGGCGCTAAATTGAAACACATATTCCTGCCGCTTACGGGCGTGCTGCCGGTTTTTATATTTGAGCTTTTCAGGCATCCTTACCGCATAGCGCGGCTTAAAACCTTCCTCTCGCCCTGGCAGGACGCCTCGGGCACCGGCTACCAGCTGGTGCAGTCATTGCTCGCCGTGGGCTCCGGCGGCTGGCTCGGCAAGGGACTCGGGGCGTCAAAACTAAAACTCATGTATCTGCCGGAACCGCACACCGATTTCATTTTTCCCGTGATCGCGGAGGAACTGGGGCTCGCGGGCGGGCTTCTTATAGTGGCATTGTTCACCGCTTTCCTGATAAAAGGCGTGCGCGTGGCAAGAAACGCGCCGAGCCTTTATACAACGCTTGCGGCGCTCGGGCTCTCGCTTACCGTTACGCTTCAGGCTTTCTTCAATCTTTCAATGGCCATAGGGATAATCCCTACCAAGGGCATCCCGCTGCCGTTTTTTTCATACGGTGGTTCCTCAATACTCGCAAGCCTTATGGCTGTCGGACTGATTCTCAACATTTCAGCCCACAGGAGCCCGGTGAGATGGTAA
- the murD gene encoding UDP-N-acetylmuramoyl-L-alanine--D-glutamate ligase, with protein sequence MFHPEKFKNKRALIIGAGKSGAACAGLLAARGFSVLLSEAKKAAEVRDKIKGLPAKVKVETGGHSREVFACGFAVKSPGMPRSNPLIVSLEKKGIPVFSEVEIALAFSKTKNFLAVTGTNGKTTTTVLLGEIMKRHLAGTGARALVCGNVGIPASALSQKARAADFIVMELSSYQLEDSSRLKPAVSCVLNITPDHLDHHGGMAGYIKAKEKVFKFQGKDDFCVLNYEDPRCRALERLCKAKTLYFSSARRGGDLNAYSGSGGSLVFKTGGETCRLAAPALPGAHNLENAMCAGLMALAAGVKPETLKKVFSNFKGVEHRIETARALEGVTYINDSKATNVDSTLVALKALGGAKNIHLILGGLDKGSPYSPLKPLLRKYVKEILTIGSAAAKIEKELSGACPLTPSKDLKTAIKTARANAAAGDLVLLSPACASFDQFSDYEARGRKFKELVKKLK encoded by the coding sequence ATGTTCCATCCTGAAAAATTCAAAAATAAACGAGCGCTGATCATCGGCGCGGGAAAATCGGGCGCCGCCTGCGCCGGCTTGCTTGCCGCCAGGGGATTTTCCGTACTGCTGAGCGAGGCGAAAAAAGCGGCCGAAGTGCGGGATAAGATCAAAGGCCTCCCCGCTAAAGTAAAAGTGGAAACCGGCGGCCACAGCCGCGAAGTTTTCGCCTGCGGATTCGCCGTAAAAAGCCCCGGCATGCCCCGCTCCAATCCGCTGATCGTTTCACTTGAAAAAAAGGGAATTCCGGTTTTCAGCGAAGTGGAAATAGCGCTGGCTTTCTCAAAAACAAAAAATTTTCTGGCCGTCACCGGCACCAACGGAAAAACCACCACCACCGTGCTTCTGGGAGAGATAATGAAACGCCACCTCGCCGGGACGGGCGCAAGGGCTTTGGTCTGCGGCAATGTGGGAATTCCGGCCTCGGCCCTGTCGCAAAAAGCGCGCGCCGCTGATTTTATAGTGATGGAACTTTCAAGCTACCAGCTTGAAGACTCCTCCCGCCTTAAACCCGCGGTCTCCTGCGTGCTGAATATCACCCCCGACCACCTTGACCATCACGGCGGCATGGCCGGCTATATAAAGGCGAAAGAAAAAGTTTTCAAATTCCAGGGGAAAGATGATTTTTGCGTTTTAAATTACGAAGACCCGCGCTGCCGTGCGCTAGAGCGCCTTTGTAAGGCGAAAACGCTTTATTTTTCTTCGGCCCGCCGCGGGGGAGACCTTAACGCTTACAGCGGATCCGGCGGCAGCCTTGTTTTTAAAACGGGGGGGGAAACCTGCCGCTTAGCTGCGCCCGCCCTGCCGGGCGCTCATAACCTTGAAAACGCCATGTGTGCGGGGCTTATGGCGCTTGCCGCCGGGGTAAAGCCTGAAACGCTGAAAAAAGTTTTTTCAAATTTTAAGGGCGTGGAGCACCGCATAGAAACAGCGCGCGCGCTTGAAGGAGTTACATACATAAACGATTCCAAAGCCACCAATGTGGACTCAACACTGGTGGCGCTGAAGGCTTTGGGCGGCGCGAAAAACATCCACCTGATACTTGGCGGGCTGGATAAGGGCAGCCCGTATTCGCCCTTAAAACCGCTGCTGCGGAAATATGTGAAAGAGATACTTACCATAGGCTCGGCCGCCGCTAAAATCGAGAAAGAACTTTCCGGCGCCTGCCCTCTTACGCCGTCAAAAGATCTTAAAACCGCGATCAAGACCGCCCGAGCGAACGCCGCCGCTGGCGACCTGGTGCTTTTATCGCCCGCCTGCGCCTCGTTCGACCAGTTCAGCGATTACGAGGCCCGCGGCCGTAAATTTAAGGAGTTAGTAAAAAAACTTAAATGA
- the mraY gene encoding phospho-N-acetylmuramoyl-pentapeptide-transferase yields MLYYAYHLKSLFSPLNVMQYITFRAAGAVITSFVLSLLLGPWLIAKLRSYKIGQVQRTDGPKSHLSKQGTTTMGGLLIFFTLVLGTLLWARLDNRFILLLLFTTVVLAFTGWMDDYTKLVKKNPAGASSKFKFSLQIFTAIVVVGYLAVSPPNTAYSTMLLIPYTKEVYLNLSVLYFALAMIVIIGSSNAVNLTDGLDGLAAGSIMFTALTFAVIAYSAGNIKLASYFKIIPVEGAGEIVVFLGSMMGSCLGFLWFNSYPAEVFMGDTSSLFLGGAIGVAALCVKAELLLPVAGGIFLIETMSVILQMGSFKLRNKKRLFLMAPIHHHFELKGIAESKVTMRFWIVGVMLMLLALSSLKIR; encoded by the coding sequence ATGCTTTATTACGCGTATCACCTGAAAAGTTTATTCAGCCCTTTAAATGTTATGCAGTACATAACTTTCAGGGCGGCCGGAGCCGTTATCACCTCATTCGTGTTAAGCCTTCTTTTAGGGCCCTGGCTGATAGCGAAGCTCCGTTCCTATAAAATAGGCCAGGTTCAGCGCACCGACGGCCCGAAGTCCCACCTTTCAAAGCAGGGCACCACCACCATGGGCGGCCTGCTGATATTTTTTACGCTGGTGCTCGGCACCCTGCTCTGGGCAAGGCTGGACAACCGCTTCATACTGCTTTTGCTTTTTACCACGGTAGTGCTGGCCTTCACGGGCTGGATGGACGACTACACGAAACTGGTCAAGAAGAATCCGGCCGGCGCTTCTTCAAAATTTAAATTTTCGCTGCAGATATTTACCGCCATAGTCGTGGTGGGTTACCTGGCCGTCAGCCCGCCGAACACGGCCTATTCCACCATGCTCCTTATCCCCTACACCAAGGAAGTTTACCTCAACCTCTCGGTTTTGTATTTCGCGCTCGCCATGATAGTTATAATCGGCTCTTCAAACGCCGTAAACCTGACCGACGGCCTGGACGGGCTTGCCGCCGGCTCTATAATGTTTACCGCGCTGACTTTCGCCGTTATCGCCTATTCGGCCGGCAATATCAAGCTGGCGTCCTATTTTAAAATAATCCCCGTGGAGGGAGCGGGGGAAATAGTCGTATTTTTAGGCTCCATGATGGGCTCCTGTCTGGGTTTTCTCTGGTTCAACTCCTATCCCGCCGAGGTTTTTATGGGCGACACCAGTTCTCTTTTTCTCGGCGGGGCCATAGGCGTGGCCGCCCTCTGCGTTAAAGCCGAGCTGCTGCTGCCGGTGGCCGGCGGCATTTTTCTCATTGAGACCATGTCCGTAATACTGCAGATGGGTTCCTTTAAACTGCGGAATAAAAAACGCCTTTTTTTAATGGCTCCCATACACCACCATTTTGAGCTGAAAGGCATAGCCGAATCAAAGGTCACAATGCGTTTCTGGATAGTGGGCGTAATGCTGATGCTGCTCGCGCTGTCGTCGCTGAAGATAAGGTGA
- a CDS encoding UDP-N-acetylmuramoyl-tripeptide--D-alanyl-D-alanine ligase: MDLKTDIETLTGALGGKLLKGDPRAVFDRFETDSRKVKKGDFFLPLKGLNYDAHTFLPATLAAGAGGWIAEAAKLPAQKPATVIAVDNTLLALQRLAAWHRQRFNIPLTAITGSNGKSTTKEMLLSIFRQAGKTCSNAGNCNNQFGLPLSLLELDQSHKFGVFELGASRKGDILEIGTLARPTCGIITNIGPSHLEYFGSMETVFETKIELAACLAAGGKLVYNSDDAYLSRLEKSKVNGLTFGCGKEADVRVSPGKTLELTHEGKSFRITLPAPASHNFYNAAAAAGAALACGLSWDMIKAGLETYTPPPMRMQVLHFKAATIILDAYNANPQSMAAALKELADYPAPRWLMLGDMKELGAHSAAYHAELGKALTAAAAEKIFLAGPEMKAAANAFYAAGGKGLIYAPEMAAWLAEARELIAGKSGTFLIKASRSMKFEKIIEGMERGS, from the coding sequence ATGGACCTTAAAACTGACATTGAAACTCTTACAGGCGCGCTTGGCGGGAAACTGCTGAAAGGCGACCCGCGCGCGGTCTTTGACCGTTTTGAAACAGACTCGCGGAAAGTGAAGAAGGGGGATTTTTTCCTGCCGCTCAAGGGGCTTAACTACGACGCGCATACTTTCCTGCCCGCCACCCTGGCAGCCGGAGCCGGCGGCTGGATAGCGGAAGCGGCAAAACTGCCCGCCCAAAAGCCGGCAACCGTTATAGCCGTGGACAACACCCTGCTGGCCCTCCAGCGTCTGGCCGCCTGGCACAGGCAGCGCTTTAATATTCCGCTTACCGCGATAACAGGTTCCAACGGCAAGAGCACTACCAAGGAAATGCTTCTTTCAATTTTCCGGCAGGCCGGCAAAACCTGTTCGAACGCCGGCAATTGTAACAACCAGTTCGGCCTGCCCTTATCCCTGCTTGAACTGGACCAAAGCCACAAATTCGGTGTTTTTGAACTCGGCGCTTCGCGCAAGGGCGATATTCTTGAGATCGGAACCCTCGCCCGGCCCACCTGCGGCATTATAACGAATATCGGCCCGTCGCACCTGGAATATTTCGGCAGCATGGAAACCGTGTTTGAAACAAAAATCGAGCTGGCCGCCTGCCTTGCCGCCGGGGGAAAACTGGTTTACAATTCGGACGACGCTTACCTGTCCCGCCTTGAAAAATCCAAAGTCAACGGCCTTACCTTCGGCTGCGGTAAAGAGGCCGATGTCCGCGTGTCTCCGGGAAAAACCCTGGAGCTTACACATGAGGGAAAGTCCTTTAGAATAACGCTCCCGGCTCCGGCCAGCCACAATTTTTATAACGCGGCGGCGGCCGCGGGCGCCGCTTTAGCCTGCGGGCTCTCGTGGGATATGATAAAGGCAGGGCTTGAAACCTATACCCCGCCGCCCATGCGCATGCAGGTTTTACATTTTAAAGCAGCCACTATAATTCTGGACGCCTATAACGCCAACCCCCAATCCATGGCGGCGGCGCTGAAAGAACTTGCGGATTACCCGGCCCCGCGTTGGCTGATGCTTGGGGACATGAAAGAACTGGGAGCGCATTCCGCCGCCTATCACGCCGAGCTGGGGAAAGCGCTCACTGCCGCTGCGGCGGAAAAAATATTCCTGGCCGGGCCTGAAATGAAAGCGGCGGCCAACGCTTTTTACGCGGCGGGGGGAAAAGGCCTTATCTACGCGCCTGAAATGGCGGCCTGGCTCGCCGAGGCAAGGGAATTGATAGCAGGCAAAAGCGGAACTTTCCTTATAAAAGCCTCCCGCTCCATGAAATTTGAAAAAATAATAGAGGGAATGGAAAGGGGAAGTTGA
- a CDS encoding phospholipid scramblase-related protein produces the protein MEKLKAAESVIVQQKKEWGEILTGFETKNKYAVLDSSNQQLYWAAEESSVLVRLFLKVLRPLTMHILSMEGRPVIKSVKPFRFFFHEATIFNSEGRPLGKIKRRFSILTKKFTVEEPQGAVMYSICAPVLHPWTFKISKNDIETGEIVKKWSGLGKEVFTDADNFSVKFPQGANEEQKAVLLGALFLIDMVYFER, from the coding sequence ATGGAAAAATTAAAAGCGGCGGAATCGGTTATTGTTCAGCAGAAAAAAGAATGGGGGGAAATTTTAACCGGCTTTGAAACAAAGAACAAATATGCCGTTTTAGACTCTTCAAATCAGCAGCTGTATTGGGCCGCCGAAGAGAGCTCGGTTTTAGTCAGATTGTTCCTTAAGGTGCTAAGGCCTTTGACCATGCACATTTTATCCATGGAAGGCCGGCCCGTCATAAAATCCGTAAAACCGTTCAGATTCTTCTTCCATGAGGCGACAATTTTCAATTCCGAAGGCAGACCCCTGGGAAAGATCAAGCGCAGGTTCTCAATATTGACAAAAAAATTCACGGTTGAAGAGCCCCAGGGAGCCGTGATGTATAGCATCTGCGCGCCTGTCCTGCACCCCTGGACTTTCAAAATCTCAAAAAACGATATTGAGACAGGTGAAATAGTGAAAAAATGGAGCGGCCTGGGCAAAGAAGTTTTCACCGACGCCGATAATTTCAGCGTCAAGTTCCCGCAGGGCGCGAACGAGGAGCAAAAAGCCGTGCTTCTTGGGGCCTTGTTCCTTATAGATATGGTGTACTTCGAAAGGTGA
- a CDS encoding NCS2 family permease yields the protein MEYIKKYFGFAEHDTSFKAEFGAGLATFLTMSYIIFVQPAVLGAAGMDKGAVFTATCLASALACFIMGLYANYPIAQAPLMGENFFFTYAVVLGMGYSWEKALGLVFISGLAFLALTLTKLRERLVDAVPENLKYAIASGIGLFVALIGFKEAGLVIASPSTLVKLGSVTSAPAICAMAGLIVMAALFARKVKGAVLIGILVSGAAAWAAGLTSFGGVVSAPPSLAPTFFKLDLAGLMTPDALAVVLIFLFMSLFDTLGTLLGVGVQAGLLKNGKLERISRALVSDAVATTAGALMGTSTVSSYIESATGVAQGGRTGLTAITVGALFLLSLFFSPLVGSINAALPLADGTFIHPVTAPALILVGALMMGSVCRIDWRDMSAGIPAFITMALIPFTFNIADGIAFGFISFVVIKTLSGKRKDVPPLLWVISALLAMRYAFLK from the coding sequence ATGGAATATATTAAAAAATATTTCGGTTTTGCGGAGCACGACACAAGCTTTAAAGCCGAATTCGGCGCGGGGCTGGCCACTTTCCTGACCATGTCCTACATTATCTTCGTGCAGCCCGCCGTGCTTGGCGCGGCCGGCATGGACAAGGGCGCCGTTTTCACCGCCACCTGCCTGGCCTCTGCGCTGGCCTGTTTTATAATGGGCCTTTACGCGAATTATCCCATAGCCCAGGCTCCGCTGATGGGGGAAAACTTCTTTTTCACCTACGCCGTAGTGCTCGGCATGGGCTACAGCTGGGAAAAGGCCCTTGGCCTGGTGTTCATTTCGGGCCTGGCTTTCCTGGCGCTGACGCTTACAAAATTGCGCGAGCGCCTGGTGGACGCCGTGCCCGAGAACCTGAAATACGCCATCGCCTCCGGCATAGGGCTGTTCGTGGCGCTAATCGGCTTTAAAGAGGCGGGGCTTGTTATAGCTTCGCCGTCCACACTGGTCAAGCTGGGTTCCGTCACTTCGGCGCCGGCAATTTGCGCCATGGCCGGGCTTATTGTGATGGCGGCTCTGTTCGCCCGCAAGGTTAAGGGGGCGGTGCTTATCGGCATTCTGGTTTCGGGCGCGGCCGCCTGGGCCGCGGGCCTGACAAGTTTCGGCGGTGTGGTAAGCGCGCCGCCAAGCCTGGCGCCTACTTTTTTTAAGCTGGACCTCGCCGGCCTTATGACGCCCGACGCCTTGGCCGTGGTGCTTATTTTCCTTTTCATGTCCTTGTTCGACACGCTGGGCACCCTGCTTGGCGTGGGCGTGCAGGCGGGCCTGCTTAAAAACGGGAAGCTTGAGCGTATCTCCAGGGCGCTGGTGTCGGACGCCGTGGCCACCACCGCGGGCGCGCTTATGGGCACCTCCACCGTTTCCAGCTACATAGAAAGCGCCACCGGCGTGGCCCAGGGCGGCCGTACCGGGCTTACCGCTATAACCGTGGGCGCGCTGTTCCTGTTAAGCCTGTTCTTCTCGCCGCTGGTTGGCTCTATAAACGCAGCCCTGCCGCTTGCGGACGGCACTTTTATCCACCCGGTTACGGCCCCGGCTCTCATTTTGGTGGGCGCTCTGATGATGGGTTCGGTCTGCCGCATAGACTGGCGCGACATGAGCGCCGGCATACCAGCCTTTATTACCATGGCGCTTATTCCCTTTACTTTTAACATAGCCGACGGCATAGCTTTCGGCTTTATCTCTTTCGTGGTCATAAAAACCTTATCGGGGAAGCGCAAGGACGTGCCGCCGCTGCTGTGGGTGATTTCCGCCCTGCTGGCCATGCGATACGCATTTTTAAAGTAG
- a CDS encoding single-stranded DNA-binding protein — protein MANLNKVMLIGRLTRDPEIKEFSNGGKVANIGFAVNNRRKNQQSGQWEEVPVWVDLKAFNRDSGRKLADLIEKYLHKGQQAYVEGHLVLEEWAGKEDGKKQSKMVVYVDEIEFLGKRDDETAGDSESKKPAAAKASRAGGTVRNKSMQDSPLCGSQIKRIARRICEGVCRAKRT, from the coding sequence ATGGCAAACTTAAACAAGGTCATGCTTATCGGTCGCCTGACCCGCGACCCGGAAATCAAGGAATTCAGCAACGGCGGGAAAGTGGCCAACATCGGCTTCGCCGTGAACAACCGCCGCAAAAACCAGCAAAGCGGGCAGTGGGAAGAGGTCCCCGTATGGGTGGATTTAAAAGCGTTCAATCGCGATTCCGGCCGGAAGCTGGCCGACCTGATCGAAAAATACCTGCACAAGGGCCAGCAGGCCTATGTTGAAGGGCACCTCGTCCTTGAAGAGTGGGCCGGGAAGGAAGACGGCAAGAAACAATCCAAGATGGTGGTCTATGTGGACGAAATTGAGTTCCTGGGAAAGCGTGACGACGAGACTGCGGGCGATTCGGAGTCAAAAAAGCCCGCGGCCGCCAAGGCGTCAAGAGCCGGCGGGACAGTAAGGAACAAAAGTATGCAGGATTCCCCGCTTTGCGGGTCGCAAATCAAGCGCATTGCGCGCAGAATTTGCGAGGGCGTATGCCGCGCGAAGCGCACCTGA